The following proteins come from a genomic window of Hoplias malabaricus isolate fHopMal1 chromosome 15, fHopMal1.hap1, whole genome shotgun sequence:
- the cbr1l gene encoding carbonyl reductase 1-like, producing MSRKVAVVTGANKGIGFAVVKGLCKAGYNGDVLLTARNEKLGLEALDLLKNEGFKNVLFHKLDICDQTSCLELKKFLEKTYGGLDVLINNAGIAFKVNATEPFGEQAEVTMRTNFWGTLWVCHALLPLLRPNARVVNVSSFVSKRSLDKCSPELQAKFRSTDISEEELCLLMGEFVTAAQNGEHEAKGWSNTAYGTTKIGVTVLSRIQARILNETRAGDGILLNACCPGWVRTDMAGPNATKSPEEGAETPVYLAMLPEGAKEPHGKLVWDKAVQEW from the exons ATGTCGCGGAAAGTGGCTGTAGTTACCGGAGCGAATAAAGGCATAGGCTTTGCCGTAGTGAAGGGGTTGTGTAAGGCGGGATACAATGGGGATGTACTGCTTACCGCCCGCAATGAGAAACTGGGACTGGAAGCGTTGGATCTGCTGAAAAACGAGGGCTTTAAAAATGTGCTTTTCCATAAGCTCGATATCTGCGACCAAACCAGCTGCTTGGAGCTTAAAAAGTTTCTGGAGAAGACATACGGAGGACTGGATGTACTCATAAACAACGCGGGAATCGCCTTCAAAG TGAATGCCACAGAGCCGTTTGGGGAGCAGGCTGAAGTTACAATGCGCACAAACTTCTGGGGAACACTGTGGGTGTGCCATGCTCTCCTCCCTCTGTTGAGACCCAACGCTCGTGTGGTCAATGTGTCCAGCTTTGTCAGCAAGCGCTCTCTTGATAAATGCAGCCCTGAACTGCAGGCAAA GTTCAGAAGCACAGATATTTCCGAGGAGGAGCTGTGTCTGCTGATGGGAGAGTTTGTCACTGCTGCACAGAATGGAGAGCATGAGGCTAAGGGCTGGTCAAATACTGCTTATGGCACTACTAAG attgGTGTGACGGTGCTTTCAAGAATCCAGGCACGTATTCTTAATGAAACAAGAGCTGGTGATGGAATTCTCCTCAATGCCTGTTGTCCAGGGTGGGTCAGAACTGACATGGCTGGTCCCAATGCTACGAAAAGTCCTGAGGAAGGAGCTGAGACTCCTGTCTACCTGGCAATGCTGCCAGAGGGAGCCAAAGAGCCACATGGAAAGTTGGTTTGGGACAAAGCAGTGCAGGAATGGTAG
- the LOC136668738 gene encoding olfactory receptor 52P1-like, translated as MSTMEFGTSNNFSHNEFFLIGFSSLKEYRRLLFLPFCMLFIFAITTNMTLVSVIVKQRTLHSPMYVLICFIACVDICVPTCVVPRMLFSFVSEINVLPRTLCLIQMFLVHYACSFQSTILFGMAMDRYFAICMPLRYNDVMNFTNCMIITGLIVVRNTIIITAMIALVGTLTFCSSNVLYHVHCEHQLVVTLAIPCEDTTKNYFAGLISFCVPTIDCIGIALSYITIFVVIFRSAAGESRSKAISTCITHLIVICITYFSSLVAFMAYRAQSGLSPDLRVLISLTYLLVPGVCNPVIYGIRTKEIRDQLIKLFKINKLCPLSRHQSLLLSSPITQFCHMFCLHSSPITQFCHMFCLHSSPLSCHLPMSSLLSLNLLPLSASCPVLCPVSYIRSGHVPSSSSASASVSLPR; from the exons ATGTCGACAATGGAATTTGGGACATCAAACAATTTTTCTCATAATGAATTTTTTCTAATAGGATTTTCCTCATTAAAAGAGTACAGAAGACTCCTCTTCCTCCCATTCTGCATGTTGTTTATCTTTGCAATAACAACTAATATGACCCTTGTGTCTGTTATTGTGAAACAGAGGACACTTCACTCTCCCATGTATGTGCTGATATGTTTTATAGCATGTGTGGACATATGTGTCCCAACTTGTGTTGTCCCACGAATGCTGTTTAGCTTTGTGTCAGAGATCAATGTCTTGCCTCGGACCTTGTGCCTCATCCAGATGTTTCTTGTCCACTATGCTTGCAGCTTTCAGTCCACTATCTTGTTTGGGATGGCCATGGATCGCTACTTTGCCATCTGCATGCCACTGCGGTATAATGATGTCATGAATTTCACCAACTGCATGATTATTACAGGTCTCATTGTAGTGCGTAACACAATTATTATAACTGCTATGATTGCACTGGTTGGGACACTTACCTTCTGCTCCTCTAATGTTCTCTATCATGTTCACTGTGAGCATCAGCTGGTGGTCACTCTGGCGATCCCCTGTGAAGACACAACAAAGAACTACTTCGCTGGTTTGATCAGTTTCTGCGTGCCCACTATAGACTGCATAGGAATTGCTTTGTCTTATATAACAATATTTGTTGTCATTTTCCGCTCTGCTGCAGGAGAATCTCGCTCCAAAGCCATCTCCACATGCATCACACATTTGATAGTCATCTGCATTACATATTTCTCCTCTTTGGTGGCCTTTATGGCCTACAGGGCACAGTCTGGCCTTTCACCTGACCTCCGTGTCCTTATCAGTCTCACATATCTCCTTGTCCCTGGTGTCTGTAATCCAGTAATCTATGGCATCCGGACTAAAGAAATACGTGATCAGTTAATTAAACTCTTTAAGATTAATAAG ttatgtcccctgtctcgtcaccagtctctgctcctgtccagtcccattaCCCAGTTCTGCCACATgttctgtctccattccagtcccatTACCCAGTTCTGCCACATgttctgtctccattccagtcccctgtcctgtcacctgcccatgtccagtcttctgtccctaaACCT CCTCCCTTTGTCagcctcctgtcctgtcctgtgtcCAGTCTCCTATATCCGGTCCGgtcatgtccccagctcct caagtgcgtccgcctccgtcagtctgccccgcTAA